GAGGAAGATTTGAGTTAGAGTTGTTTATTGAGATTCAGTTGTAAATCAGGTTTGTAAATAAAGTAGTAGTGATTCTTCTTATCAAAGATGAAGTGATGTTGTAAAATATGTTGTTGATTAATAATAGTGGTTGATTCTAATTTAAATCTTGTAACATGTATGCGATCCTGTTTTAGGGGGTTAAACTGTTTTCTTTTAAATCCTTTCCAAATATTCAGGTTTTTAAATTCTTTGATTTTTATTATCCTTTCAACAATacaagttttcaaaaatattttcgtaTGATGATATCAAATCTAGACCCCCGGATTTGAGGAGCGTCACAGTTTAGGTGAATTTACTTGTTGAAGTCTAACAAATACTCCCTCCATCTCAAAATAATAGTCCTGTTTGACAAAAAATAATTTCCCATAATATTTGTCTTGTTCCTCTTCCAATACAAATTAGAACATTTTTCAATATTGACCATCATTAAACCATACCAACaataataaattctgatgctgGGAAACCGAGGAGTTGTACTTACTAAATAAAAACCCAGAGTACTACATATACAAGCATTATACTCTCCTCCATTTTCATATACAGCTTTCTTATAAAACTAGTTATACGGAGTACTACTAAAGATGGGTGACTTTAACTTGAATAAGTTACCAGAGGAGGGTGAAGATGAATATCCCCGTATTGAAGAAACAGTACCTCCACATGCCGAAGAAACTGGTTGCAGATTGCAGCAACCGCTCAATCTCCATGAATATTAGTAAAAACCTCTTCTTCTTCTGTTCTTGGAGAAAGATTTAAGTCGAAATTATATTCAAAATTCATCGTATATGAACACCATGAAACTTCTGGTGAATAAAATGCTGATCTTCTGAGCATAGTTTATGTTCTGATGCATCATATATATGCCAATTTTGAGGaggaaatttaaattttttaacaTTATGATACACATTTGATGATATGATTTTAAACTAAAACTGAAAATTTGAGAGGGAAATTTGATTACTGAAGAATATGCTTGTTTCTTTAGGTGACTGTTTAGTTCTAGTAATATACTAGCGGGAGATTGTGAAAGTAGATTTTAAAGTGGAGTAGTACTAGCATTATTCAATTTTTGTAGTTAATACTTAAGCTGAATTCTAtgtaattaatgattaaaattAGACTCAAAACATCACATTCAATATTTCTTAATATGTGTGAAAAATACAAAGAGGACTATTATTTTGAGATGGAGGGAGTACTTTTTAGCGCAATGTATAATATCTTTAACTTTATAATTAAGGAGAAATCAACACAGTCATAACAACACAACAACAAACTCAAATCTTTGTCGAGAAAGGTGACAACTTAGTTGTTGGAATCATGTGACAATATTTTCCCTACTTCCAATATAAATTAGTCCTTTGAGACGCCACTTGTACCCTATTAATTTTGCTCCGGGACATCCCAACAAACTATAAATCCAATCTCCAGTCACCTGATTAGTGTATCGAGCATATAGATTCTTTGATAGCACCTTACGTAAATACAAGTTATTATTTATTGATAAccagttatgacacatttttcACAAAAATATCTTTACTTTGTTAAGAATATGAAGTTGCCACGTAAATTACCACAATTCAATAGTTAAATCCGTATTCGCCCCCTCAATAAATTATTTCTCATCATGTGCCAATTTGTACCCACTACGCACTGAAAACTCACCTGCCAAATATTTTTGCCGTGATGATTCAATAAACCAAATGGAATCCTTTTAATAAGTCATGCATCTTCTAAATTAAAATTATGATTGATAAAGaatcactacgccatagatttCTTTAAGCAACCCCTCAGATTTGTTGCTATAAAATTGAAAAAATGTTGCTAAAAGCCCAAAAAGGGCTAAGGCAACATCAAAATTATGTTGACTCGTAGCTAGTGAGTATAGATATCTATAACAACATACCAACTACTCTATTACAATATATCATATTTTGTTACTATAAATCTCAATAACATCTTTTGGACTCTATATTAACATACATTTTATGTTGCAAAACATCTTAGAATTTCTTTcagaatagtttttaaaattatattcAAAAGTTTTTTTATTGCttgtttttatttaattttcaaaaatataataataaatagacaaatatttaaatctaaaatataaataaaaatattgcaAGAATAATTATAGTAAAAACtcaattaaattaataaataaaaactCATGAACTATTATTACAAAAAGATGAATCAATTTCTATAAAACTACATTCAAGTATTAGCAAGTCCTGTAAGCATAATATCTAAGATGGTATTTAAGTCCAAGAATATAACATCTATGTTGCGGTTTCTTGTAAGGTCGGTTTCTTGTAAGGTCGTCGGTGGTGCTAAAATCATTGACAGTCTTTCCATCGGGATCTGAGTACCTTTAACTCTTTGACTGTGCCTTAGTTTGCCTTAGCCTGGGTAATGTTACAATTTAAAGAAAGGATCAGATCAAACAAAGTAATAACAAATGCAAATAAACATAGTAATTGCTACAATTTAATAATGGACTGTctcttaaatttaaaaaatacCTCATCACTTGGGCAATAGACGCAAGAACATCTTGAGTTATATAATTCTTTGCTCCATTACTGACAACAATCTGATCAGGTGAATAAGATAATTCATTCTCCTCTTCCAACAAATTAGTTCCATAATTAACAATAAGTAATAACTAGTAAGATAATAagataattaaaaaattaatgaCAACAACCAGTTCCATAACAATTTGTTAATAAGATAATTAACAAATTAGTGACAACAATTTGAAGGTTCTATTAACTCAGTAGCAAAGGAAGGTATGCTTTTACGCTATATAGTCCTTGACTCCTTGTGTTTCACAGCTTCAACATGAAAGATGAAAAAGTCAAAAGGAAAAAGTATAATAAGTGTGCAACACTTCAGCACGATACCTCAAGCCTGTATTTTCATGGTAGGATGTTAGGAAACTGAAATTCACTACTCTAATCAGTCAAACTAATTGTCTTGCTCTCTTTATTACTGCTACCACCCAATCTTACAAGGGTAACATAAACAGAAGAGCCACATTTTCCTTGCACGTGACTGAACCAATGACATTTACTTGTGCCTGATTCATTCCAAAAAATATTATGTTAACAATGTAGAACTTGTACGAATAAATGCAGTCCACTGTGACTACCTAACCAATAACACATACTTTGAATATTTAACTTAAAAGTAATATATAGGAAAAAACATAGATTAGTCTAAGCAGCCTTAATAATATAAAACTAGACAAAGATACCCTTAATAACACCCTCAAACTTAGATCCGGCTTCTCTATATATTGTTACGTGAgcaataaaaaatatttttgaaaaagaaaaatagaCGAATTAGAGCAAGACTGAGGTAACATAGATTAGTCTAAGCAGCCTTTGTGACTACCTGATGGAATCTGACATTTAGTAATGGTCTGTTGACATTGACATTGACATCGACATAAGTAGGCAAAAGCAAGAGCTCTGGTGCACGCTCAAGCTTGGCTACAAAAGATGACAAGCGATACTCACCTGGTAAAACCTGAAAAGCATTCAAGTATCATTGATTAATCTCAAAGTTATGATCTCAACTCATACAATGCAGTT
This sequence is a window from Apium graveolens cultivar Ventura chromosome 9, ASM990537v1, whole genome shotgun sequence. Protein-coding genes within it:
- the LOC141687352 gene encoding uncharacterized protein LOC141687352 isoform X1, with product MNDNNGNFCFEVLPGEYRLSSFVAKLERAPELLLLPTYVDVNVNVNRPLLNVRFHQIVVSNGAKNYITQDVLASIAQVMRLRQTKAQSKS
- the LOC141687352 gene encoding uncharacterized protein LOC141687352 isoform X2 — its product is MIIMVLPGEYRLSSFVAKLERAPELLLLPTYVDVNVNVNRPLLNVRFHQIVVSNGAKNYITQDVLASIAQVMRLRQTKAQSKS